The genomic region agtgccttggaaatttccagcgaaggccttgactaggtcgtcctagCCGAAGATTTGTgcagggggcagatgctccagccaggcccgggcagcgtcagagaggaaaagggggaggttgcagatgatgaggttgtcgtcgtccgtccctcccaactggcacgccagccggtaatccgcgagccacaactctggcctcgtttccctcgagtacttggtgatggtagtcggggcccggaaccgggccgggaacgacgctcgtcgtatggctcggctaaaGACCCGCGAGtctggtggttcgggtgaggggctccgatcctcctcactgtcgtagcgtcccccgcgcctggggtggtagcctcgacgcacattttcctcgaggcgggctcgatggttGCGGCGGtgctgctcgttgccgaggcgatctcTGGCTGTAGGTGTCTCGTCTCTTGTaggctcggtgtggaccgaggccttgcGCGTGTGTCGGGAGGATGCTACGTGATGCAccgaggggcaccctcgccttcgggaggcggagctctcagcTCGTCGGGCTACGGCGTTTTCCAGGAGgttcttgagttcgccctggatacgtcgcccttcagtagtggatggctccggcatcgttcaAAGCAATACCTCCACTGCAGCCAGGTCCTGGCCGGCCCCATTGACGGCCGGGGGCAGCATTGCCCTAGCATCGTCAACAATGCGGCGCTGGacatcccgggcccgatgacgtgcTCCTCCGGCGAGCGCTCGACTTGCCCACTCTTGCTCGAGGTTTTGCCGGAGTTGCACAAGTCGCCCcgcttcctcatcgagcttggcctgcatctcgcggagttgctcgagctgtgagcccTGACCCCCCGTGGGGACCTgggccatagctagctcccgcgggatctcaacgcgagatgCAGGCGCAAGGGCGCCATCATTtcctggcatgccgaggtggttttcTCCGTCGTGATCTTCCTAATCGATGTGGAAGCACTCGCGAGttgggtcgcaaccctcgtcgtcaaggctgtgaccatcatcagagcagccggagaggcagtggtcacatgcggacatgaagtcacgCATGGCATTGGGATCATGGagtccgaagaaatcccaactgacgtcggggtcgtcctcttcctcggaacccgcgggtccggaggttgagacggccgtcagtcggtcccaagttgaccacatatggtaccccggaaggttaggatatgccctcacgaaagcgctcaccgaagcggggtcgcttggtggattgaagctgaatctaaagggaacagggtggaaaacagatggtacctcttggttgatggacggtggtgaaatcgcatcggggacggaatgcaccgttatctcaggtacgaggctaacgcccaacaagtccttcgcgagggtgctggcgtcatcagtccgcttggggttggcacgttgctgggaagcgacacctgtcgttgtctcaggtgcgaggataacgcccaacatgtcccccgcaggggtgccggcgtcgtcgactcgctctggtccgacagccgttGAGGTACTGCCCTCTGCCtagccatggttgccccgtctccgtctcctccggcgaggagggtggcggggttgACTCAGGTgttcctcttccgccacgtggagaTGTCGTCATCGTCGAGTTCGtctccgccgggcgagccgatgaccgtcgttgtcgcgctgcggggggagccgtaccatgtcgtagccgccgtcaggggacatgaactcgagacttccgaagcagagcaccgtcctgggctgaagaggctgctgaatattgtccatctggaactcaacgggaaagtattgtcaacacgcagcggcccctacctggcgcgccaactgtcggtgtttcggacccgggggaccctcaaccggaccgactagtgaattttgtgccgcgtgcccctgtccagatgggttgatACAAGATGGAACACACGAGGgggaatgaggcttatgttatcttgcaccgggggtgcttgcagtaggggttacaagctgagcgagagcaagagagagagagagagagagggagagagagagggttcaGCCTTGAgtcgtctgagttagcctcctccacgtctctcccactctgcctgcctctCCCCGCCCcctttaggaaggccctggacatccccttttatagatacaaggagatggtccagctgtacaatggggtgtagctatgtgctaacgtggccgacgaagaagtgcttgagccctgtagaagcgcagctggcggtgcggcatggatcctgctgacgtttccttgcttccgtagagaGCTTGGGGACTATTGACGTCATGGATGCacacggggaaccatcattacctgttgcctgagtaatctagatgtgactccggtcttgttccttcgtagcctgaggcgactagttagaggtagggtaatgatgtatcccctgtagcgtagtcggtccgaggccgaggtcgggcgaggcggtgactcctcccgaggccgaggctgaggtcgggcgcggatgtgactcctcccgaggccgaggtcaggcgaagcggagaactttccccgaggccgaggctgagaccgaggcctggggtcgggcgaggcggagctccctgttgtgtCCGAGGCCAAACTCGTGAGAGGCCGTGACTTActgttagagatggcaatgggtaaaaacccACTGGGTATTACtagcccaaacccatacccgtgaAAAAAATACGTCCGctaaaaaacccatacccatgacgggtataaaattttgcccaaacccatacccatgcgggtttcgggtacccaacgagtttcccatacccactaacatcaacataaaaaataattcatcatgtaaatgacaatcaatacattaataagctagcataaaagaaacaagtgataactaattttagcctaaaatttgttacatgaagtttatttcaattagaacatattcaattaataatattatgagacatatttataaggaatgttgattttaaggcggattttaaaaacccacgggtttgcgggtatgggtagtggaagaacaaacccatacccacgtacccgttgggtttccatttAAACCCATTAATAAacccatgggtagagaaattgacccaaactcataccctaatagagcaaaaacctACCGGGTTttgggtagcgggtacccattgccatctctacttactgttgttagtcttaccttggtggttggcacagtagccggagcggggcgaacagtgttgttttcctgtcagaacggtcagtgaaagggcgaagtgactgcggtcattttgaccttgccgactgaggcgcacgtgtcaggataaggtgtcaggcgatccccgcattaaatgcgcatgcgatacagtcggttggtaaggcgatctggccgaggtcgctgcacgacaaagttcgcccgagcttggcttcgggcgagccgagggtgcgcccactgcctgtggaggccctcgggcgaggcgtgaatctgcccgggactactgttcccgcccgaggccgggcacgggcgcgggcgaggtgagatcgcgtcccttcgCAGACGAGGCCTTaacttgaaccgtgcttatcagcatttacggtttgttctgaagacgttttccagccgtgtttaggagtgttgagggtacccctaattacggtacccgacaagacCCTTAAAAGCTTGTTCAGTTTGAAGGAGTTTAAAGGGGATTGGAAGGAATTAAATCCTCTCCTATTTAAATTTATATAGACTTCAACCCTTCTCAATCCACCTCTAATCGAACAAGGCTCCACCTTTAGCCGAACAAGCCCTATGGATGACACGAAAAACATTCTAGTACGGTGGCTTCGATGTATGTACGGAGATTGAAACACCGAATAGCCCGGAGCCACTCATCCGTGAGCGGTGAGCCTTGATCGTCAGTCCACCACAGCATAAACCACCGAAAACCACAAGCGTGCCGTGGCCTGACGGCATCATTCGGCCGGTTGCAAGGGGCTGAAGGGTGAAGGGCCAGGCGCGGCATCGGCAGTCCGGGATGGCACGTCCGGCTGCGGCATCCTGTTGACGCACCGCACACAGTACATCAACTCCACTGCAGCACTGCCGGTTTAAAGATTTGGCCGTGGCCCATGTGAAACGCCGAGCTGCCGAGCAGACCGCGGCGGCGAGGGCTCAAAAGCACGCTGTGGGTTGCAACGACAAGGCTGGCTCGCGACACGCGTGTCTGATCCGAATCCGATGGCAGCAGGCAAACCGGTGTGCATTGCAATAGCCAACAGCACAAGTGCAGAACGCCAGAGCCTCTGCATTTACAAGATGAATCGAAGACAGCAAGGTGGGGAAAATGCCAAGCTGACGCTAACTAAAACTCTCTGTACACGTCCCTCCCGTCGATCGATCGGCGTCAGAGGCTGGCGTCGTCCTCCTCGCTGGCGGCGGCGgacgcgtcgtcgtcgtcgtcgctggcgCCGCCTGGTCCGCCGCCCTCGCTGTCGGAGAGGCGCGCGAGCCAGCAGCTGCCGTGGAGGTGGCCGCTGACGCAGACGAAGTACTCGAGGCGGTCCTCGTGGGCGCCGAGCCTGCGGGACGCGCTGCGCGGGGCGAGCCCCGCGGCGGTCATGCTCCAGACGCGCGCGCCGCAGTAGGGGCAGCGCACGCGCGGCTCCAGCGCGGTGCGGTGGCCCACCAGGCACGCCCGCGTCCGGGAGCGCATGAACCCGCGGAACACGCCGCGGTAGGCGCCGACGTCGTCGTTGGCGCCCGCCACGGCGTGCTCGCAGGGGTCCGACACGTACAGCAGGTCCCCCGCGCAGCGGCGcgacaggaagctccgcccggaCGTCTTGGAGAAGCGGGAGACCGGGACGAAGTGGCcccgcacgcccgcgcccgccgcGCCGCAGCAGAAGAGCAGGAGCTTCGCCAGCGCCGGCCACCCGCCGCCGATGCGCCCGGCCGCCGGCGCCGAGGCGGccgccccgcccgtcagcgccgccaccatccgcgGCGCCCGCGAGGCGCAGAGCTCCCGCCACAGCACCCGCTCCGCCACGGCGCGCAGGCGCCGGCTCACCCGCGCCACCGCGCACAGCGTCTGCGGGTCCCAGTTGAGCGCCCGGAACACCAGCTGCAGCACCGTCTCGTCCATGATGCCCGCGTTGACGCCCCGGACCCGCGCCGCATTGCCGCCTCCTTCTTCCCAGGGGCCGTCGGCGCCAGCGCTCTCTCCCGCATTGCCGCCGCCGGCACCGCCACCGCTCAGCCGCCTGATGGTCAGGGCACTCTCGCTCATCCCTGCGCGCCCATCAACGACCTCACGCTCGCACCGCGTGCGCGTTGCGACTACTGACTAGTGACTCATGATGAGCAGCAGCTCACTTGCCTAACTAGCGCTCGCTCGGTCGGTGGCCAATAACAGCGTGCGCAATTTTCACGGGGCGGAGGTCGTTATATACGCCCGCTGTCAGGATTGCTGACACGGACCCGATTCCCCTCGTGTCGTTTGGGACGCGCGACAAGTGGACCAGTTCCTCCCAGACATCGAACAAGGTGCGCCTCTAAATATCTTTTGCTCTTACTGAACTTTTCAGAGAGGATCATATCGTTTAGTATAAgtgggtgtttggtttatagggactaaacattagtccctccactttattctattttagttcataaattgttaaataaggaaactaaaatagagttttagtttctatatttagtaaattagggactaaaatggaataaaattgagggactaaaaattagtccctagaaaccaaacacccctaaagATAGCTTTACGCGCTCATCCCTGTGCGAGCGATGGTGGGCGTCGGCCGGCAGTGCTGTTCCTGAACGAGACGAAAGGCAAGCGTGAAACCAACTTGCAGAACACTCTCGCGGCGTCGCGATCTTGAACCATACACTCGTACTGCTACTCTGTCCTAGCCATGTCGGCGCAGCGCTGCACCTGCACTGCACGGCACAAGACATGGGAAACGCCGGGTGGTGCCGTCGCACGGGACACGCGTCACGGCGCTCCGCGTCTCAGCTCCCAACCGCGCTGCCCGTCCGCCACGTGCTGCCGCGGCTCTCGGTGGAGGACGCGTGTCCGGCGACCCGGCGCTCGCCCTTCGGGGGCCCGCGGGAAGCGCCGCGCACTCGGCGCCCAGTCACCGGCGTCAATGTCATCATCATCTTTGTTCGGCTTGTTTCGGTAATTCGGTGCTTCCCGCAGGTTGGCCGCGTGATCGCTGACGGGGACCGGGACGCCGCGCTGCGTCAGGGCGCGCCGGCGGGTCGACACGTGTGGCGCCGGATGGGCGCCACGGGCGCGGAGATCGATAATATCTTGGGGTACGTGTCGCGCCACCATTGGCCGAGGGTACGTGTCGCGCAGCCCTGAGGTAGCAGGGATTTTGTGGGGCTCAACGCGCGGGGCAGCCGAAACGTGAAGCGATCCGGGCCGCACACGTAGACGGTTATTGCGCTGGCTCATCTTTCTACTCGTTTCAGGCGATGTCTCCGTTCGCCTTTTTGTGCTTTGAGACTTTTCAGAGGTTTGTTATCCTAGTGTTGCACAAGAATTTTGCGATTGCAAATGATTCTTGTCGCAATAGCGTACGGCGTTGCTATCAGCGGTTGCTGCTGCTACGCTCACTCCCGTCTGGGACAGAGGAACTGAATTAAACTAGTAAACGTGAACTACAATTTGCGCATGCGAGAGCAATGGTTTGTCACAGCTGACAGCACTAGTGAGCTTCCGGCGCGCGCGTAAAACAATTTACGTCGCCAAAATGATGAGTTTGCTAGCAGTAGTAGAGATTCAGAACACGTGAATACACTCCTCCGTCGAAATGTAGAAAAAGGTCATGAAAGCTATATGGACGACAGCACGCAGCCGTAGCCGGGCCGACATACATAGGCACTCGATGCTATGATGGCCACCTCGGCCCAAATCAAGCCAAATAATTATAAGAAAAACAACACTGATTCGGCCTTGGGGAAAATGAAACAATAACTGGTCCGTCTCGGCCGAGTACCCGATACAGAATTGTTAGTTTTGCGTGGAatgagtttcatctaaactctttatCTAAACTCTTTATCAGTACTAGATTACCGAacgcatcccctctggttggaCCATATAAGTCAAACTCTATAGCCTCTCATGGGTATCTAGAGACCATCCATATCTCATAAATTGTGATTAGCAGTGAACCCCGTATaggtattgtcggcgtttcgagaccggggggtccctgggccgacgagtgaaatgtcgccgcgtgccccagcccagatgggtcggcgcgagacggagcgcgaagggggaaagaaAGGGCGAccggagcgagagagggaggtggaaatcccgcggccttcgtgtttgtcccgcgcccaggtcgggtgcgcttgcagtagggggttacaagcgtccacgcgggagagggagcgagcggcctcacgcgagcgcctgtcccgtcctcttccccacgcggccaaccttctgtaagagggccctggtccttccttttataggcgcaaggagaggatccaggtgtacaacgggggtgtagcagagtgctagcgtgtctagcggaggagagctagcgccctaagtacatgccatcgtggcagtcggagaggttttggcacccggttcgtatggtgtcgtggccgtcggaggagcgctgaagcctggtggaaggacagctgtcggagctgttgagtccttgctgacgtcctcttgcttccgtaagggggctgagagccgccgtcgtcatagagcgtgcggggcgccatcattgcttgtctggcggagcgagccagatgggacgccgatcttgtttctcgtagcctgagtcggcttggggtagggtaatgatggtgcctcctattgacgtggccggtccgcgccctaggttgggcgatgtggaggctcctccgaggtcgaggtcgagtctgtcttccgaggccgaggtcgagtccgagcccctgggtcgggcgaggcggagaccgtcggcggaggccagggctgagtccgagccctgggtcgggcggagcggagttcgtcgtctttcggggctgagcccgagtccgagccctgggtcgggcggagcggagttcgccgtcttccggggctgagcccgagtccgagccctgggtcaggcggagcggagttcgccgtcttccggggctgagcccgagtccgtgccctgggtcgggcggagcggagttcgtcgtcttccggggatgagcccaagtccgagccctgggtcgggcggagcggagttcgccgtcttccggggcttagcccgagtctgagccctgggtcgggcggagcggagttcgccgtcttccggggcttagcccgagtccgagccctgggtcgggcgaagcggagtttcctatggtgcctgaggccgggcctggctgcctgtcagcctcgctctgtcgagcggcacagcagtcggagcggcgcaggcggcgctgtccttctgtcaggccggtcagtggagcggcgaagtgactgcggtcacttcggctctgtcgactggaggacgcgcgtcaggataaaggtgttaggccacctttgcattaaatgcctttgcgatttggtcggttggcgtggcgatttggccagggttgcttcttggcgaagactgggcctcgggcgagccggaagtatgttcgtcgctggaggggggccttgggcgagatggagatcctccggggtcggctgcccttgcccgaggctaggctcgggcgaggcgtgatcgagtccctcgaatggaccgatccctgacttaatcgcacccatcaggcctttgcagctttgtgctgatgggggttaccagctgagaattaggagtcttgagggtacccataattatggtcctcgacagtagcccccgagcctcgaagggggtGTTAACacttgcttggaggcttttgtcgcacttttttgcaaggggaccagcctttctcggttgcgttttgttccggtgggtgcgcgcgagcgcacccaccaggtgtagcccccgaggcctcggaggagtggtttgactcctccgaggtcttaatgcctcgcgcaatgcttcggctggtctggtcgttccctcatgcgagctggccgtagcccgggtgcgcggtcgggtcccaagttctcgggctggtatgttgacgctgtcaacggtttggccggagccgggtttgcgagagcagcccccgagcctctgcacagggcaagaggacggtcagggacagactcgacttttttacatacgcccctgcgtcgcctttccgcaaggaggaggaggggggggggaaagcgccatgttgccctcggagggcgccgaacatggtgtctccggtgagctgctggcgggtaatccgagcggacgtccgtgccccatttgctaggggtcggctagagtcctagaggcacgcccaaaagtacctgcgggtgatctgtcggacccggtcccctgtcgacggggtccgagggctcgatgcctccctctgatgggattccgttacaagatcgtttccgttggtctcggaaatgtcctagggtacctcgggagcgtagcccgagccttggttatgtatcaaacgtacccatggtcatccctcgctctgtgtctgaggcggctgtgaacctttcgagggccagccttcgaacccctgatcagtagtgggcgcggagcccgagtggcctgaggcggccgttgaacccttccgaggggccggccttcgaacctctgaccagtagtgggtgtggagcccacgcgctctgaggcggctgtcgaacccctccgaggggccagccttcgaacccctgatcagtagggaggctcggagcctgtttccttcacggagaaggatccttttcggggtatccccctttcccggtccctgttgtaagagagagaaagaggagaaggaaaaggatacgaaatcgaatgacgcggcgtaccttttttgacgcggtcattatggcggaggcgaagcgtcgctcgcttcccctgccagaggcgccgcttgtCCCACCGCGgaattaatgcgatggggcgagtggttcgcatgGCGGCCGTTGCAcgcgcgcgagccgttcgaggaacggaacacgggcgcgccgtcttcacgccgtgagagagggttctctcactgccccaggatgggacgtaagcctggctgacgacgtgaccgctgctcccgcccgcctgccaccgtcattactgccggcccatttttggccgcattgaccgtcgcaccaggctggcgctgctgggtcgcgcgctgggtcgcctcgagtcgcggtactgtcggcgtttcgagaccggggggtccctaagccgacgagtgagtgtgtcgcgtgccccagcccagatgggtcgagcgcgtgggcgagcgtgaaggggggaaagcgaggtgcccggagacgggcgtgagagaggtggaaatcccgcggccttcgtgttcgtcccgcgcccaggtcgggtgcgcttgcagtagggggttacaagcgtccacgcgggtgagggaagcgagcggccccaagagagcgcctgtcccgtcctcgtccccgcgcggccaaccttctctaagaaggccctggtccttccttttatagtcgtaaggagaggatccaggtgtacaatgggggtgtagcagagtgctatgtgtctagcggagggagagctagcgccctaagtacatgccaatgtggcagccggagagatcttggcaccctgctggtgtgatgtcgtggctgtcggaggagcaacggagcttggcggagggacagctgtcggagcggtcgagtccttgctgacgtccccctgcttccgtaagggagctgagagccgccgtcgtcacagggcacgcggggcgccatcattgcctatctggcggagctagccagatgggacatcggtcttgttctctgcggcccgagtcggctcggggtagggtgatgatggcgctccctgttgacgtggcgggcccgcgcccgaggccgggcgacgtgggggctcctccgaagctggggtcgagtctgtcttccgttgccgaggccgagcccgagcccctgggtcgggcgaggcggaggtcgttcggcagaggccagggcggagtccgagccctggggtcgggcggagcggagttcgccatcttccgggtcttagcccgagtccgagccctgggtcgggcggagcggagttcgccgtcttccgggtcttagcccgagtccgagccctgggtcgggcggagcggagttcgccgtcttccgggtcttagcccgagtccgagccctgggtcgggcagagcggagttcgccgtcttccgggtcttagcccgagtccgagccctgggtcgggcggagcggagatcgccgtcttccgggtcttagcccgagtccgagccctgggtcgggcggagcggagatcgccgtcttccgggtcttagcccgagtccgagccctgggttgggcggagcggagtttcctatggcgcctttggcagggcctgactgcctgtcagtctcactctgtcaagtggcactgcagtcggagtggcgcaggcggcgctgtccttctgtcagaccggtcagtggagcggcgaagtgacggcggtcacttcggctctgccggggggcgcgcgtcaggataaaggtgtcaggccacctttgcgttaaatgctcctgcgacttggtcagtcggtgtggcgatttagtcagggttgcttcttagcgaaggcaaggcctcgggcgagccggagatgtgtccgccgttaaaaggggggcctcgggcgagacggaaatccctaggGGTTggccgcccttgcccgaggctaggctcgggcgaggcgtgatcgagtcgctcgtacggactgatccctgacttaatcgcacccatcaggcctctgcagctttatgttgatgggggttaccagctgagaattaggcgtcttgagggtacccctaattatggtccccgacagtagcccccgagcctcgaagggagtgttagcactcgcttggaggctttcgtcgcact from Zea mays cultivar B73 chromosome 6, Zm-B73-REFERENCE-NAM-5.0, whole genome shotgun sequence harbors:
- the LOC103630537 gene encoding EID1-like F-box protein 3; protein product: MSESALTIRRLSGGGAGGGNAGESAGADGPWEEGGGNAARVRGVNAGIMDETVLQLVFRALNWDPQTLCAVARVSRRLRAVAERVLWRELCASRAPRMVAALTGGAAASAPAAGRIGGGWPALAKLLLFCCGAAGAGVRGHFVPVSRFSKTSGRSFLSRRCAGDLLYVSDPCEHAVAGANDDVGAYRGVFRGFMRSRTRACLVGHRTALEPRVRCPYCGARVWSMTAAGLAPRSASRRLGAHEDRLEYFVCVSGHLHGSCWLARLSDSEGGGPGGASDDDDDASAAASEEDDASL